The genomic segment AGGCGGCGGTGAACATAGCTCTCACCTTGtaatatcatattttttttttatatatatttaaatagattttaaaataagtttttgtttaaaaatatttaatgattaaatctttaaaaaaaataaattcaaagtCTTCCTACTTCTCCATTGTtacggagaggatgggttgtttttcaattttttttaattatttaaatcaagtttttcaaaagatggatatttttaaaaaaaaatatgacattttttttcttctaattttttatCACGACAAGTGACCCTTCACGCGTGTCTTGCTTTACACGTTCATTTCTTTTCGAAGTTTGGCCATTAATATTTGTACCATCTTATTATTGTCCAACCTTTTCGCGATAGTTTTATAAATTTATCTTTTGCGCTAATGATTTGAAAAAATCAAACTAAGAAAGGACATCAGCTTATAAGTTAAAAACAAGTTATGGAATAAATAGTGGTTGAACGATTCTTTTgcttataaaaaagaaaactaaattAGACTAGTTGTGTGATTGTGTCCTCTCTTGATTCCATCAAAATATGCTAGTTAGAGCTCTTTAGAGAAATGACAAGTATATACATACACGCTTGGTAATGACAAGGAACATTTTGAAGTGTAGTTTAAcaaaggttatgaatgacaaattttgcaaaattcataacctattttaaaaataaaactaatcCAGAGGCCTTGACCACACTAATTTTctaagaaattattaaaaattgaTTAAATCCTCAATTTGCAGATGTTAAACTGCTGGAAATTGGTTAGGGAGAAGCAAAGTTCTGGAATAAAGTAGAGTGAGATTTATAATTTTTAGAACATAAAAAAACTTCAGAGTTAAATTTTTCTGCCAATAAACTATATGGATCTTTTATGATATATAGAGGTTAAGACATAAATGATGAGAAAACTATATACAGGccaaagaaaacaagaaagtaCATAGAACttacagcttgtttggatggtttaaTGTATCGTATCGTTAAGTCCATCGTTAAGTAACGACTAAAAtctcattttatgtaatgaCCGATTTGGTGCTATCGCGTCGTTACCTtgtctttttttctcatttttattactccctctgtcccaaaaagattgtcctccttttctttttagtctgtcccgaaaagattgtcctctttctatatttataaaaatttaactttatgagatgatttacaaccatacaaatatctaaagcttgttttggaccacacatttcaaaagtcttcctttatttcttaaactttgtgccaagtcaaaagaggataatctttttggaacggagggagtatctaataattatattttatcattTACCTTACTTTTTTATGGTAACTCTATCCCGTACCTTACTTTTTTTGtaggtttatccttcaaatcaCTGATGTGTGAGATTATGTAACGATGAGAAATGATACAATCTATCCAAATATTGTGTtagtcaaaacaaaaaaaatacgaCACAATACAACACATTATTACAATACAGTACCATACATTATGAAACCATATATAACAACCACccaaacaaaatttaagaaacatAGCAGTAGTTGTTTTAGCTGATTTTATATATGGACAAACCAAATGAACATGGAAATTCATCAGAAGATACCCATGGATAAAAGTGTTCTTATGGATATTCCATCTTAAAGTTTGCGCATAAGCAGAGGAGCACCATACTGAGGATGAATAGTCACTACTGCAAATGGAGCATGTGCATAAGATGGAGATAGTTCAAAAGAGAAGCGTTGAAGAATCATAGTTATTGCCATTTTTGCTTCCAACATTGCGAAGTTTTGTCCAATACAAATTCGAGGTCCTCCGCCAAACGGGATAAATGAGAATTGTCCTTTGGTTGCCTTTGACACTCCTTCACTGAATCTTTCTGGTTTGAATTCCTTTGCGTCTTCACCCCATATTTCCTTATCATAATGTACTAAGATTGCGGGTATAATGAGTATCACTCCAGCTGGTAGATTTAGCTCCCCCAATTTCACCTCTTCTTTATTCCTTCTACCAAATGTTGGTAATGGGGGGAATAGCCTTAACGTCTCGTACAAGATCATAGTCACCTGTGAAAAAAATATTGCACAAGTTGGCAGTAGAATGAGAGGTATCTCGTGGAATTAGTTGAGGTGCGTGCAAGCTGGCCGAACAtcatgattattttaaaaaaaaaaaggtatataCTGGATTTAACAATAAGGGATAAAGTAGTACTTAAAACTTTTGGTCAGACGAAAATTGCTTAAGCAGAAAAATCATAAGTTATGGCGATCAGCTTATAACTTTTGGCTTATGAGCACCTAGCGTTTTTGTCTCTATTAgaatttgaacctgagacctcacgATTTGCAACCCACTttattgaccactaggccacacccccGGGTGCTAATCCAGTAGATACCCTTCCCAAAACAAAACGTCCAACTCGCTCTCTTTCCATTTCCGTCATTCGTCCTTTTCCttgtaaaaatactttttaattgATGTCTTTTATAATGAACTTTAAAgtcattttaatcatttaacAACAATGCTTGTGGACACCTCTTTAccaaacaagcaacttttgTACTTCTATCCAAATACATAATTGTCTATTTATAAAATGGGCTCTTAGCTTACTTTTTATCAACTTCGGGGGTCCTATGGGACCACTATAATGAGGACAGAAATAATACTATCAAAAAGGTTGGAAGAAAAGAACTTGTAAACAGTACTTACTATTTTCAAGCGATTTAGTCCTTCCAGATCTGGTTTATCATCCCCAAAGACCTGCAAAACCTCCTCTCTCACACGTACTTGCCACTCGGGATGTAGGCACAGCAAAATCATTGTCCATACGAGCAACACTGAAGTTGTCTCTTGTCCAGCAAAATAGAATAACTTGCACTCTTCAATCACTTCTATTGTTGTCATTCCGAAATCTTTGCTTCCATGTTGTTCAATTTCTTTCATATTGGATTCAAGTAATATgcctaataagtcatctttactATTCTCCCCTCCTTCCATTGCCCTCAATCTTTTGTCAATGATGCGCCTAATTGTtgtttgaatttctttttcgaTTTCCAGcattcttttgtttattttagtaGGCAAGAACCTATACAAACAAATTTAAGCAAACAAGAAAAGTCTTTCAGCAGAAAGGCTGACTACAGTTCCTGATGTACTAATTTGTTAAGGATCAGCTTTTACTTATGTAATGACAAAGAAAGGTTTTGCAAGCACAAAAAGTTATAAACGTGGAAATATGATAAATAGAATACTGTACCTTGATCCAGGTATATAAATTGAACGTGCTACTTCCATTACATACTCAGCTTGTTCTTTCTGAAGTTCAAATACTATTCTTCCTTCTTCATAGCTGCTCCCAAATGCTGTACGTGAAATGACTTCGCTGGCCATCATTTGAAGGTCTGGCCAT from the Lycium ferocissimum isolate CSIRO_LF1 chromosome 11, AGI_CSIRO_Lferr_CH_V1, whole genome shotgun sequence genome contains:
- the LOC132036479 gene encoding cytochrome P450 CYP72A219-like; the encoded protein is MEYLSLLRTEMIYNTIAAVTVAILLVYIWRVLNWAWFRPKKLENCLRQRGLKGNPYKLLYGDLNELTKSIVEAKSKPISFSDDIAQRLIPFFLDSINKNGPYPVVLITDPEHVKEIFTKNHVYLKQTHPNPFTKLLAKGLVSLEEDKWAKHRKIINPAFHVEKLKHMLPAFYLSCSEMLSKWEEIVPKETSLEIDVWPDLQMMASEVISRTAFGSSYEEGRIVFELQKEQAEYVMEVARSIYIPGSRFLPTKINKRMLEIEKEIQTTIRRIIDKRLRAMEGGENSKDDLLGILLESNMKEIEQHGSKDFGMTTIEVIEECKLFYFAGQETTSVLLVWTMILLCLHPEWQVRVREEVLQVFGDDKPDLEGLNRLKIVTMILYETLRLFPPLPTFGRRNKEEVKLGELNLPAGVILIIPAILVHYDKEIWGEDAKEFKPERFSEGVSKATKGQFSFIPFGGGPRICIGQNFAMLEAKMAITMILQRFSFELSPSYAHAPFAVVTIHPQYGAPLLMRKL